The Selenomonas sp. AB3002 sequence CACTGGTGTTGAAGAAACGCTTCAGGGGCAGGCCGCTTTTCTTATGCCACTGGCGCAGTTCCTTCTCCGTAGGGTTATCCTCCTTGATATCCCTCACCTTCACCTCTATCCCCTTATCCTTCAGCCACTGCTCCGCCTTCTTACAGGTGGTGCAGCGGGGATAGCAGACAAAAAGCAGTTCACTCATACTAACGCACTCCTCTCAAATAGCTTA is a genomic window containing:
- a CDS encoding arsenate reductase family protein, whose protein sequence is MSELLFVCYPRCTTCKKAEQWLKDKGIEVKVRDIKEDNPTEKELRQWHKKSGLPLKRFFNTSGVKYKELGLKDKLPEMSEDEQFALLSTDGMLVKRPILVGKGRNAKVLVGFKEKEWLEVFE